CAGGTGGGGCAGCCCACGTGGACCGTGGACCTCGCGGCGCTGGTCGTGCGCCTGGTCGACGCGGGTGCGCCCGCGGGCGTCTACCACGGCACGTCGTCCGGCCGGACGTCGTGGCACGGGTTCGCCCAGGCGATCGTCGGCGCCGCGGGCATGGACCCGCAGATCGTGCGCCCGACGACGAGCGAGGCGTTCGAGCGTCCCGCCCCGCGTCCCGCGTACTCGGTGCTGGGGCACGACGCGCTGCGGGCCGCGGGCGTCGAGCCGATCGGTGACTGGGCGGAGCGGTGGGAGCAGGCCGCGCCGTCGGTCCTGGCCGGACGCTGACGACCTGACCGACGAAGGCCCCCGACCGGTCCGACCGGTCGGGGGCCTTCGTGTCGGCGGGTCAGACGAGCCGCAGGACCGAGAACACCACCGCGACCACCGCGAGCGCCCCGGTCGCGACGACCGCGAGCCGCGTGCGCAGCCCGGCCGCCGTGAGGACGGCCATCGCCGGGACGAGGGCGTAGCCGTAGCGCGCGGGCGGCGGCACGTACAGCGACTGCGCGTAGAAGCTCAGCACGATGAACGCCGACGCCCCGGTCAGCCCGGTGAGGACGGTCGCCCAGGCGAGCACCCGCTCGCGCAGCGGCCGGAACCCGATCACCGCGGCCGCGAGGAACCCGGCCGACAGCAGCAGGCCGCCGAGCCGCTGCAGCGCCTCGGTGAGCTCGGGTCGGCCGACCGCCGCCCATGCGCTCGACAGCGGCGTCAGCCAGCTCCCGAGGAAGCCGACGAGCGGCGGAAGGCTCAGCGCGGTCGCCCGGAAGAGCTGGTTCATCGGGATCTTGTCGAGGTCGCCGTGCGTGAGCTGCTCCTGCACCACGAGCCATCCCACCGCGACGACGAGCGCCGTCGCCGCGAGCGTCCCGCCGCCGACGAGCCACTGCCGCGCGGTGACACGGGTGCCGGGGTCGTCCGTCGCGGTCGCCGCGGCGATCTCGGCGCGTGCCGCGGGGCTCGGCTCGACGCCGTCCTGCGCCGCGACGTCGTCGACCGGCGCCGTCGCGTCGGAGGCCCGACCGCGGCGTGCGTGCCACCAGGGCAGCAGCAGCCGGACGAGCATGTAGATCCCGATCGCGACGAGGACGGTGATGTTCGTCATCTTCATCGCGAGCGCGACGGCCGTCACGACCGCGAGCACCCACCACCGTCGGCCGGGCCGCTCCTCCCACCAGAGCGCCGCGAGCAGGGCACCGGCGCCCACGGCGAACGTCGCCGCGTCGGGCGTGATGGTCGACGACGGGTAGACGATCGCGGGCACGCACGCGAGCACGACGAGCACCGCGGCCGTCGCCCACCGGCCCGCGCCGAGGCGGCGCGCGGCGGCGTAGGCGAGCAGGAGCCCGGCCGCGAGCCACAGGCCGCCGACGAGGCGCCCGGCCGTGACGAGGCTGTCGATCGGCGTGAGCCACAGGATCGGGGCGGCGAGGGCGTGCGTGATCGAGTAGTACAGCGGGGTGTTCGCGGAGGCCGTGTTGTAGCCGCTCTCCTGGAAGTCGTCCGGCTCGTAGTCGCCGCCCGGCTCGCACGGCGGGAGCTCGAAGCCCGGGTAGTCGAGGCCGCGGCACGCCTCCTCCGCCATCGCCTCGTCGTCCACGCGGTCGCCGGGCGCGACGACGTCGGGGCTCTTGTACAGGTAGTCGATGTGCTGCAGCTCGTCGATCGGCCCGACCAGCGTGTACGCGCGGACGTGCAGGCCGACGGACAGGAGCGCGGCGAGGACGACCAGGAGCGGCGGGAGGACCACGGTCAGCCACCGGACCGGTGCCGTCGCGACGGCGTCCGCGTCGGCGTCGGAGGGGCGGGGGCGGGTACGCAGCAGGCTCACGGGTTCCTCGGGAGGTGGGTCGGGGCGTCGGCGACGCGGCCTCAGACTACCGGCGCGCCGTCGTCGTCCGGGGCCGTCTCCGGTGCCGGGACGGCCTCCCGCGTCCGGGGCCGGCGGCGGCGCAGCAGGACGACCGAGGCGGCCCACAGCACGAGCCCGCCGACGGCGGCCCAGAACAGCGTCCACGCCGTGCGGAGGCCCGGGGTCCGGTAGTCGACGTCGACGACCCAGTCGCCGGCCGGCAGCTCGGTCGCGATCGTGCCGGTCGCGGACGGCTCGGTCGCGGGCTCGACGCAGCCGTCGTCGGACCCGGCCGGGCACGCACGCACCTCCCAGCCGGGGTACCAGGCCTCGTTGAGCTGGACCGGCCCGCCCGTCGTCGAGACCTCGTAGCGCAGGTGACCGGGCTCGTAGCCGGCGGCCGTGGCCGTGGTGCCCGGGCCGCAGTCGCCGTCCTGCGCGCACGCGTCGACGTCCGCAGGGTCGGGCACGTCGTCGGGGTCGGCCGCGAGCAGCACGCCCGGTGCGGCGTACCAGGCGCGGGCGTCCACGGTCGTCGCCGGGTCCTGGAACGACGTGAACGCGCGCGTGAACGCCTCGCTGCCCTTGAGGTTCGTGTACCCGCCGACCGCGGCGACGCCCGTCCAGTACGCGTCGTTCCACATGTTCTGGGACTCGATGATCGGCACCGGCTCCTGCGTCAGCGGGGTGCGCGCCGGCCGGCGGTCGGACGGCACGACCGCGCTCCGCCCGTCCGCGACGGCCTCGCCGCGCGACGCGACCATGTCGTCGGTCGTCCGGCCCCAGGTGCCCGTCTCGGCCGCGACCCGCTCGGCGCGCCACGGCCGGGTCGTCGAGAAGGCCCAGGCGGTGCCCGAGACGACCGTGAGCGCGACGAGCACGCCAGCCACGAGCCGCGCGTCCGGGACGAGCGCGCGCCAGCGCGGGCTGCCCACGCCGACCAGCACGACGACCACGACGGCGGCCGTCGCGAGGATCGTCCACGGCGGCACCCACCGCGTCACCGTGAAGCCGGCGACGGCACCGACGCCCGCGGCACCGACCAGGAGGCACGCCAGCGCGGCGACCACCCACGGGCGGCGCCACGCGAGGTGCAGGGCGTCGCCGGACATGCGGCGCAGCGCGTCGCTGCGGACCGCGCGCGACAGGCCGAGGAGCGCGAGGACGACGACCGCGGCGAGCAGCACCGGCTTGAAGTCGTTCGACCGGAACCTGCTCAGGTCGAAGCCGGGCAGCGCGGCGAGCTCGTCGAACCAGGGGAACACCGGCAGCGCGAGGAGCGCGCACACCGCGGCGGTGCCCGCGGCGACGCGGGCCCGGGCGTCGCGCCACGGCACCACCGCGAGGAGCGCGACGACGGTCGCGGGCAGGAAGTACGACCGCATGCTCATGTCCATGGGCAGGTTCTCGCCGTCGTACGGGAAGAACACCGTGCCGAGGATGCCGAGGTCGAACTCCGAGAACTCGACGCCCGCCTCCCCCGAGCCGCGCACGGCGAC
The sequence above is a segment of the Cellulomonas fimi genome. Coding sequences within it:
- a CDS encoding glycosyltransferase family 39 protein — translated: MSLLRTRPRPSDADADAVATAPVRWLTVVLPPLLVVLAALLSVGLHVRAYTLVGPIDELQHIDYLYKSPDVVAPGDRVDDEAMAEEACRGLDYPGFELPPCEPGGDYEPDDFQESGYNTASANTPLYYSITHALAAPILWLTPIDSLVTAGRLVGGLWLAAGLLLAYAAARRLGAGRWATAAVLVVLACVPAIVYPSSTITPDAATFAVGAGALLAALWWEERPGRRWWVLAVVTAVALAMKMTNITVLVAIGIYMLVRLLLPWWHARRGRASDATAPVDDVAAQDGVEPSPAARAEIAAATATDDPGTRVTARQWLVGGGTLAATALVVAVGWLVVQEQLTHGDLDKIPMNQLFRATALSLPPLVGFLGSWLTPLSSAWAAVGRPELTEALQRLGGLLLSAGFLAAAVIGFRPLRERVLAWATVLTGLTGASAFIVLSFYAQSLYVPPPARYGYALVPAMAVLTAAGLRTRLAVVATGALAVVAVVFSVLRLV